The Impatiens glandulifera unplaced genomic scaffold, dImpGla2.1, whole genome shotgun sequence genomic interval aaacaaaatagtttaTATGGTGAAATGTAATCAAGACTTGTGTCTTTACTCTTTATCCTCCGTCccaataatcaatatatatatatattcagtaAACGTACAatggtaaaaaaacaaaacattaagtGTGGATACAAAAGTAGCcaaaaagttttatataaatgagGTTTTATTTCATCTAATTCAATTACAATTTTCATgccaagaaaagaaaaaacaccAGCAATTTTCCAATGTGAGTGTGAGGAGATGATGACAAAATAACAGTTTTCAAATAAGCTCAACATTACAAGCCAAGTGGCAGATGTTGTGTCCCTCTCACCCCAAGATATTTTATGCATGACAAGGACATTAGCAGACATGCAAAATACAAACaagagttaaaaaatatatatatatatttgatatggccaatagaaaatataattgcTACAGTGATTTGTTCTGGAAAACTCATCTTCCTAGCAAACATCAAACTATAATGTTAAGGTTATGCAACATGGTTTGGTAGTACCTGTTCTTCCTCGAACTTTTTACGCAGTTCTTCCTCCTTACGCCTTTCTGCTTCTGCGGCAGCTTCTTTAACTGCTTGCTCCTCCAAACGCATTACTTCAGCCTCTTCTACAGCTTTAAGTTCTTTCTCTCTGTCAGCTTGCAATGATGCAAGATATTCATCATCCTACATAATATACATGAAAACTTTAACACGGTTGGAACACAATGTTTTTACCACTAGAGACTTGAGATTTACATTTAATAGGAATCTAATCAATAAATGGGGGATTTGCACTGGATGGGATTATTTCGATTGATATGAATCTAATCGAATCTAATCTATTGTTTCTTCTTTATGTTTCTGCTTTCTTGTTTGTGTAACCCATGAATGCATCTTGCGATTTTCTTCTTTAATATGAAAGTTGacctttataaaaaataaaataaaagatatatagaCCTGTTGCTCTCGTATCATGCGCTGAGCAGCAAGCCCTGGTGATGGTGACCTTTGAGGATAAAGGCCTTGATTTGTCCCCAAACTATTCTGCACAAACTGCTGACGTGGATATGGAAAATTGTAATTGCTTTCTTAGATTCCTCCAAAAAGAGCAGCTTCAAGCATCACAGTGTTACGAGGGATTACTAGGGTTAGGTTTCTTAACCCTAAAGTAAGCTGACGGGTAGACGTAACAGTTATTAATAAGACAATTagccaaaatatgaaataattgattaattgagaataaataattatttatatggaaataaataattattaataaggtagtAGCTAAAAATGTGAGATTGACGGGAAATTGATTATGGCAGTTGGAGAGTATATAAGGAAGGGATATAATCTACAGAATATTCGGCTGAGGATTGATTATGGTAGGTGGAGACTATATAAAGAAGAGATCGGGGGTCTATAGAAAACATATTAGACATTATTCGAGAATTCTCTCAAGATTAACTTCTCtctatcttcttattcttcccCCATTGTATTCACCCTATTAGGGTTCTGTCTCTCTTCTATCAATTCAAGTGTTATCTTATATTCTCTTCGTCCTTCattctatttctattatttatgtcatttcaatatatatatacctaattcGACTTTAAGCTGTATCACACAGCTTCATCATGTTCCTCAGACGAGATTCCTCCCCACTCAAAAGCAAATGAAGATCTTATACAACTTTTCATTACAATAACTAATTAGACAATATAGAATGAATTCAATGTATTACCTCATCAAAATTGAAGCCGTTCCTGTTTTGTGCGGTATCAGGACCAGTATGTTGTTCAACACTTGATGACGCACTAACTTCAGCTCCCCCAGAATTGCGTGTAAGTCTGTGCCTAACCAGTGGATGCTCTTCTACATCTTCCGCTTCATCTTGGAAAGACGAGCTTCCAACAGCCAACCCACTTTTCCAGGTAATGTAAAAATCAATTCCCTCCTTGAGGAATGAGCATAAGGACAATAgaaagaatttaatttttttgagacCAGGGTCTTCCTTGGAAGAGGGTAGCACAACATTCCACCGTCTAGGTGCTTTTAGTGAAAATTGAACTTGAGACTTCAAcctaaaattttgtttgatgaaacaGTGTGTGGGGGGTGGGGTTATTATTTGGGCCAGTAATTATGATATTTGATGGTTGAAATGATAGGTAATATggtaagagattttttttttaaaaacccaaataattCAGGATCAAAGAAGCTCAAGTTCAAGAATCATACCACTTGAGGGAGTGAAAGAAATTTATGTGCGTTCAAGTggaaataaaagttaattaatgcTTAAGTATATTAGCAGGAAAAGACATCCACCTTCTATTTGATGTAATTAACTCCGGAATATCTTCTTTCTCATCCTTATTTTGAGCCTCTCCAGAAATATCCCCAATTCATGCACGGCTCTTTCTTGCTCAACCGCCTTACAAATGAATTCAGATTTGGATTCATAATCAGACAAGTGCAATGTACAGATTGAACATACATGAAAATTACACAAACCTTCAATGATAAGGAGACAGCATGAGCAAGCTGAGCATCCTCTGCACTAGGCTGCCTTTGTTGGGTTTGTCTTCCAGAATCCtgcatttaaaatgaaaaatcactAAATACTTAGACGATCAAATTAAGTGATAGGCAAAACACAATCACAATACAAAACAGTAATTACATttccaaaatcaaaatttggaCCAAGGTGTACTTCTCTAGCATCCTTTTTTGAAGCCTCAATAGCAGCTCGGATCATTTCTTCTTCTATATCATTTGTGTAATCAGGGAAATCTCCTATAACAGGAGCACTCGGTGCAGGAAGTGATCTTTGAataacttcatcatcttcttcgtctATAACGATAGGCCCGTGTATTTCTGGACCATGCTCCTGAGCAGAACCAGTAATTTCTTCTATAGATGGAGCATGACCAGAACGACTAGAGTTCCCATGCCCATCTATGACCTCAATGGGGATCTCCCTAACTTCTCTTGGATGTGAAACAAAGGGTTCACGGCTTGTAAAGGCTGTGCCACCGTCAAAAAGACCTCTACCGAAATCAGGATCCAGAAGCGCGAATGGACTCGTATTTCTGGCAGAAGATAGAAATGGAAAAGGATTTCCTCTGGTCTCGGTAAGAAAGGGCTCATCTATGTCCATAGAATCATTCTCAGGAATAACAGTAGGTGCAGTTCTTATGCTGATGAGATTATGTgtacaatgaaaaaaaaaacatcagtTTAGTAATAGAACTTAAATAacgaaaaatgaaaaagaaaaaacacacTCACTTGTTTCTATCGCCTTCAGTAAAATACGCATTAACAGCTTGGTTCAGATCTCCATGAAAGTCCTAAACAGAAACAGACAATTACTAATCAATTCATAATTCAACCAGCACAAGAACATATGATCCATTTAAGGCTTCTTTAGgctaacaaaaaaaagaaaaaggtgaTGGAAGAGAACTTCAAAAAATCAAATCTCATTAATAGAAATAAGATCTAATGAACCACACAGCCAGTCATGTCAAAATGGAGAAACAGATACAAAATCACGATCTAACCCTATCAGCAGTCAGAAGGGTAAGCCTACATAACACAAAAATTGCGTCTGGATGAAAACATGTTCAGAGAGAAGATACACTTAAGGGTttgttgcttcaatggagaaaAGGTGGCAAGAAGATACAGAACAGTAACAAATCAAAGAGAAATAGTTTTGCATTcccctttcctttcctttccttccCTTCCCTTCATAAAGTCTAAGTCAAAAACCCTAATCCACTTTAAGTATTTACTAACAATCACAATAGAAACCACTGAATAACTTGTTAAGTCATATTCCAAATAAACGCTACACATTGAAAAAGATAACATCTTGAGATGATTACACAAActcaatcattaaaataaagGAAGGGTATTGACGAACAATCGGATTATAAACGTTGATTCAAATCTCTAAAAAGCCCTAATGGTAACTAAACAGTAGTGTTGAACAAAACCCACCGATAACGAATAAGCAGATAAACTCCGGAACAGAAGAATTGAATCATAGAACCCCAAGCATATGTACTAACAATCACATATAGGAACTCCAATCGGCAGAGGAATGAAGCTAGAAGAATTGACCTCGAGTTTTCGGATGGCAACCTCTTCAGAGGCTCCGGTGATGCTGATGAATGTCTCGACTGCTTCACGATCAGCCCCCGCCATATCTAGCAACTACAGAAATCAGCTGGCCGGAGATGGAGTCAGATTGGTTCGGTTGTGTtcacaaaagaaagaaagaaagaaagaaagagagagaagagagattgCGTGTAAGTGAATTGAGTATATAGGGATTGGTACGGTGGTCAAGGGTATTTTTGGTAATTACTAcgtttttaagaaaaatgttcTTCTTTTTAACTTACAActtatattactaattttgaGATAtactttaattcaattttagtatgaacttgaaaatattaataaatatatcatgtataagtatatatatatatattttttttttatattttaatcaaccaataaaatttattatctaagttaaataaattgttactTACAATTGTGTACGGATTAGGGTTTTTAgataacctattttttttttattttttttttaatatttaaaagatattaatatataatgataaaattaaattaataatttaaaatatataatattttaatattttggttaataaattaaataatataattagaaaGGGAGTGAGATAATGTTTTcgaattgaattatttaaataacacaaacCCGAACCAGCTATAACGATGAATTATGTTCTTTTCTCAATTTAGAAAAGACACGTAGTTAAAAGCTTATTAAgagatatttatcaaaattgaCAACTATGGAGGAATTTGTTCAAGGTTTTCTCTAGAAAAAAATGATTCATCACATTCgtcctaaaaaaacaaatatctcTATAAACAACTACCCAAAGGTGATGCCTCTCCATGGGCTCTTAAACTAttgtctttcaatttttatatacggtcttttaaaattgtaaaatatttcatattgaATAAATCAATAGTTGAATTAGTTGTCTTTcctatatttcataattaattttatataaatatattttttctcacacAAATTTTCTacactatttatattatatatatatgaatatataatttatatgactattaattcaaaaaaaacacaactaaatttacattaaaaaaatcattatctaatattaaaaaaaaattataaaaataaataaaaaaatattacaaattcatgtttatatgtatataaaaatatttgattcatacaaaatatatatatatatatatatataaaaaaaaaatttccatatatatatatatatatatatttataaatattttatacaatttaccTATAAGAAGAAACAATTactaataactaatatttttttttatgttttcctataattataattatatatatatatatatatatatatatatatatatatatatatatatatatatatatatatgaattatattttctcttcatataaaaatattctctttttactaaattaaatactTTATAAAAAACTTTGAGGATATAAACAGTAAACGATCCATAGAAGATTATGAGAATTATtcggataaaaaaaattttaaataaaaacttgatCATGTcacatcaaataaaatataacatcaacttaaat includes:
- the LOC124917621 gene encoding plant UBX domain-containing protein 8-like; this encodes MAGADREAVETFISITGASEEVAIRKLEDFHGDLNQAVNAYFTEGDRNNIRTAPTVIPENDSMDIDEPFLTETRGNPFPFLSSARNTSPFALLDPDFGRGLFDGGTAFTSREPFVSHPREVREIPIEVIDGHGNSSRSGHAPSIEEITGSAQEHGPEIHGPIVIDEEDDEVIQRSLPAPSAPVIGDFPDYTNDIEEEMIRAAIEASKKDAREVHLGPNFDFGNDSGRQTQQRQPSAEDAQLAHAVSLSLKAVEQERAVHELGIFLERLKIRMRKKIFRTPRRWNVVLPSSKEDPGLKKIKFFLLSLCSFLKEGIDFYITWKSGLAVGSSSFQDEAEDVEEHPLVRHRLTRNSGGAEVSASSSVEQHTGPDTAQNRNGFNFDEFVQNSLGTNQGLYPQRSPSPGLAAQRMIREQQDDEYLASLQADREKELKAVEEAEVMRLEEQAVKEAAAEAERRKEEELRKKFEEEQEIERNLAAKEASLPKEPMADDENAVTLLVRMPDGSRRGRRFVKSDKLQSLFDFIDVGRVVKPDSYRLVEVSSSIFTKST